One window of the Pedobacter ginsengisoli genome contains the following:
- the hppD gene encoding 4-hydroxyphenylpyruvate dioxygenase, translated as MSTQTFAEKIAGAQDFLPINGTDYIELYVGNAKQAAHFYKTAFGFQSLAYAGPETGVRDRASYVLQQGKIKLVLTTGLNSDNQISEHVKKHGDGVKILALWVDDAYSAFEETTKRGAKPYLEPITKTDEHGEVRMSGIYTYGETVHMFIERKNYNGSFLPGYRDWKSDYNPADAGLLYIDHCVGNVGWNRMNETVKWYEDVMGFVNILSFDDKQINTEYSALMSKVMSNGNGFSKFPINEPAEGKKKSQIEEYLEFYEGEGVQHIAVATKDILATVKSLKARGVEFLSAPPEAYYNMMPERVGEIDEEIVQLKELGILVDCDEEGYLLQIFTKPVEDRPTLFFEIIQRKGAQSFGAGNFKALFESLEREQELRGNL; from the coding sequence ATGAGTACACAAACATTTGCAGAAAAGATTGCCGGAGCTCAAGATTTTCTTCCAATAAATGGAACAGATTATATTGAGTTATATGTTGGGAATGCTAAACAAGCTGCGCATTTTTATAAAACGGCTTTTGGTTTCCAGTCGCTGGCTTATGCTGGCCCAGAAACAGGAGTACGCGATCGGGCTTCTTATGTATTACAACAGGGAAAAATAAAACTGGTATTAACTACAGGATTAAACTCGGACAATCAAATATCGGAACATGTTAAAAAACATGGTGACGGTGTTAAAATATTAGCCTTATGGGTAGATGATGCCTATAGCGCTTTTGAAGAAACTACCAAAAGAGGCGCCAAGCCTTACTTGGAGCCTATTACTAAAACTGATGAGCATGGTGAGGTGCGCATGTCTGGTATTTATACCTATGGTGAAACGGTTCATATGTTCATTGAGCGTAAAAATTATAATGGTTCTTTTTTACCGGGCTACCGCGATTGGAAAAGTGATTACAATCCTGCTGACGCCGGCTTACTTTATATAGACCATTGTGTAGGTAATGTGGGTTGGAACCGAATGAATGAAACCGTTAAATGGTATGAAGATGTAATGGGCTTTGTAAATATCCTTTCATTTGATGACAAACAGATAAACACAGAATATTCGGCCTTAATGAGCAAGGTAATGAGTAATGGGAATGGTTTTTCCAAATTTCCGATCAATGAGCCCGCAGAAGGCAAAAAGAAATCACAGATTGAAGAGTATCTGGAATTTTATGAGGGCGAAGGGGTGCAACATATTGCCGTAGCTACCAAAGATATTTTAGCTACAGTAAAAAGCTTAAAAGCTCGAGGGGTTGAGTTTTTAAGTGCACCACCTGAAGCCTATTATAATATGATGCCGGAACGAGTTGGTGAAATTGATGAGGAAATAGTACAGTTAAAAGAACTTGGTATACTTGTAGATTGTGATGAAGAAGGCTATTTACTTCAAATATTTACTAAACCGGTTGAAGACCGTCCGACTTTATTTTTTGAAATAATACAACGCAAAGGAGCTCAATCTTTTGGTGCTGGAAATTTCAAAGCCTTATTTGAATCTCTTGAACGTGAGCAGGAACTGAGAGGAAACTTATAA
- a CDS encoding homogentisate 1,2-dioxygenase yields the protein MPIYHTLGTIPAKRHTVFRKPDGKLYAEELVSTEGFSSLYSLVYHCHPPTIVKNLGKPYSVEPKIARAKHLRHTSLIGFNIKPEDDYLTSRKPVLVNSDLHISLAAPRKSMTDYFYKNSQADEVIFIHEGSGTLKTGFGKIQFEYGDYLVVPRGTIYQLEFNDEKNRLFIVESFSPIRTPKRYRNEYGQLMEHSPYCERDIKRPTDLETIDEFGDFKVLIKKQGLIYPYTYGTHPFDFVGWDGFHYPWAFSIHNFEPITGRLHQPPPVHQTFEGHNFVICSFVPRKYDYHPLSIPAPYNHSNVDSDEVLYYVDGDFMSRKSVVKGQITLHPGGIPHGPHPGTVEKSIGKESTEELAVMIDPFRPLMLTEDAVNIEDESYHKSWQENIE from the coding sequence ATGCCCATATATCATACCTTAGGAACTATACCTGCTAAACGCCACACCGTTTTTCGCAAACCGGATGGCAAGTTGTATGCAGAAGAACTGGTCTCTACTGAAGGTTTTTCAAGCCTATATTCGCTCGTTTACCACTGTCATCCCCCAACTATTGTAAAGAACTTGGGAAAACCATATTCTGTTGAGCCTAAAATTGCACGTGCAAAACATTTACGCCACACCAGCCTAATTGGTTTTAACATAAAACCTGAGGATGATTATTTGACTAGCCGCAAACCGGTATTAGTAAACAGCGATTTACATATTTCGCTGGCAGCTCCGAGAAAATCAATGACTGATTATTTTTATAAGAACAGTCAGGCAGATGAAGTAATTTTTATTCATGAAGGCAGTGGCACTTTAAAAACAGGCTTTGGTAAGATACAATTTGAATATGGAGATTATTTAGTTGTACCCCGTGGGACTATTTACCAGCTGGAGTTTAATGATGAAAAGAACCGTTTGTTTATAGTAGAGAGTTTTAGCCCTATCCGTACTCCTAAACGTTACCGTAATGAATACGGCCAGCTAATGGAGCACTCGCCTTATTGTGAGCGCGACATTAAGCGCCCAACCGATCTTGAAACTATTGATGAATTTGGTGATTTTAAAGTATTGATTAAAAAACAAGGGTTAATTTATCCTTACACCTATGGTACTCACCCTTTTGATTTTGTAGGTTGGGATGGCTTTCATTATCCATGGGCATTTTCTATCCACAACTTTGAGCCAATTACAGGCCGCTTACATCAACCACCACCGGTTCATCAAACTTTTGAAGGACACAATTTTGTAATCTGCTCTTTTGTTCCGCGCAAATACGATTATCATCCTCTTTCTATTCCAGCACCTTATAATCACAGCAATGTGGATAGTGATGAGGTACTTTATTATGTTGATGGGGATTTTATGAGCAGAAAGAGTGTAGTAAAAGGACAAATTACGCTACACCCTGGCGGTATTCCGCATGGCCCTCACCCGGGTACTGTTGAAAAATCCATTGGCAAAGAAAGTACAGAAGAGCTTGCTGTTATGATTGATCCTTTTAGGCCTTTAATGCTGACTGAAGATGCAGTTAATATTGAAGACGAAAGTTATCATAAAAGCTGGCAGGAAAATATAGAGTAA
- a CDS encoding fumarylacetoacetate hydrolase family protein, translating into MKLVSYKTEDREHLGVFVNGHIYNLNSCDKQLPDEMNAFLQGGEVLMERAKKVDAEIKSGALSPKEEVFFELLAPVPHPASCRDGYAFRQHVAAARRNRKVDMIAEFDQYPIFYFTNHNAIQGPGEIECMPDHFEKLDFELEVAVVIGKKGRNITAAEADNYIAGFTIMNDMSARTLQMEEMLLNLGPAKGKDFSTVIGPWLVTPDELTAYKTSAKPGHTGNAYNLQMTCTVNGKQVSAGNMADMDWTFAEIIERCAYGADILPGDVIGSGTVGTGCFLELNGTGLLNDANFKPQWLQDGDVVEMEITGLGHLSNTIKKVDTDFSILALKK; encoded by the coding sequence ATGAAACTGGTATCCTATAAAACAGAAGACAGAGAACACCTTGGTGTTTTTGTAAACGGACACATTTACAATTTAAACTCATGCGATAAACAATTGCCTGATGAGATGAATGCTTTTTTACAAGGTGGAGAAGTTTTAATGGAAAGAGCAAAGAAGGTCGATGCAGAAATCAAATCTGGAGCACTCTCACCAAAAGAAGAAGTCTTTTTTGAACTACTTGCTCCGGTACCTCATCCAGCCTCATGCAGAGACGGTTATGCATTTCGTCAGCATGTTGCGGCAGCCCGCAGAAACCGTAAAGTTGATATGATTGCAGAGTTTGATCAATATCCAATATTCTACTTTACGAATCATAATGCTATACAGGGGCCAGGGGAGATTGAATGTATGCCCGATCATTTTGAAAAGCTCGATTTCGAATTAGAAGTAGCCGTTGTAATAGGTAAGAAGGGAAGAAATATTACTGCTGCTGAAGCTGATAATTACATTGCCGGTTTCACGATTATGAACGATATGAGTGCCAGGACATTACAAATGGAAGAAATGTTATTAAACCTTGGACCTGCAAAGGGCAAGGATTTTTCTACCGTAATAGGACCATGGCTGGTAACCCCGGATGAATTGACAGCATACAAAACTTCAGCAAAACCAGGGCATACAGGTAATGCTTATAACCTTCAAATGACGTGCACAGTGAATGGTAAACAGGTATCTGCAGGAAATATGGCAGATATGGATTGGACTTTTGCTGAAATTATTGAACGTTGTGCCTATGGAGCTGATATCTTACCTGGAGATGTAATAGGTTCAGGTACTGTCGGTACCGGATGTTTTCTTGAGTTAAACGGTACCGGATTATTAAATGATGCAAACTTTAAACCTCAATGGTTGCAGGATGGTGATGTAGTGGAAATGGAAATTACCGGGCTAGGTCATTTAAGTAATACCATAAAAAAAGTTGATACAGATTTTTCTATCCTGGCTTTGAAGAAGTAA
- a CDS encoding histidine kinase N-terminal 7TM domain-containing protein, protein MDFTFNFYAIVLILFGTTSLLLSYYIYKKEGGAVRYFGIMMFSSAAWSLTYGLELASTTLEQAKFWISIEYIGISTLPITWFLFCLKLSGKEHWYQNKIRLAILIATAVIPTLMVWTNDYHHLHFKGYRMDTTGDFPMVALEMGPSYWIFTVYFYLLMAIGSYLLIVTFRKSDPIYKSQNYSIIIAAFIPWITNISYFLGFRPFGQLDVTPFAFILTIVLIAIAIYRFKLFDILPVAREKVLELMQDGFVILDSKNRVIDYNPSFRKYITNIKKNKIIGSQIETLFPDHDGLTALIKDRQSGKIELKVENENGSFELEAKIKTLNENQFKLNSEAVIIKVQDLTTLRKEALLFKSQTIELQQLNQLKDRIFSIIAHDLRGPLVNLAQILKMTTDDIITIDEFKVLAPNLNKDISYTTELLENILHWSRSQLKGYGIDKDLFDLKNMLVNEIDYHLPAAEAKNIQIIQDVFPGEMVYADRLMIQIVIRNILSNAIKFCNENCEINITAVYKKEGFIELCIKDNGVGMSDTALKKIFNGENLSTRGTMNEKGTGLGLVICKEFMEKNDGKLLVKSEPGKGSSFCIYLPVDAK, encoded by the coding sequence ATGGATTTTACATTTAATTTCTACGCGATTGTCCTGATTTTATTTGGCACTACAAGCCTATTGCTATCTTATTACATCTATAAAAAAGAAGGAGGAGCAGTTCGCTATTTTGGTATTATGATGTTCTCTAGTGCTGCATGGTCATTAACGTATGGCTTAGAACTGGCCAGCACCACACTTGAACAGGCAAAATTTTGGATAAGTATTGAATATATTGGTATCTCTACCCTACCAATAACATGGTTTCTATTCTGCTTAAAGTTATCAGGAAAAGAACATTGGTATCAGAATAAGATCAGATTAGCTATTCTAATTGCCACTGCAGTTATCCCCACATTAATGGTTTGGACAAATGATTATCATCATCTGCATTTTAAAGGTTACAGGATGGATACTACAGGAGATTTTCCAATGGTTGCACTTGAAATGGGACCATCATATTGGATATTCACCGTATATTTTTATTTGCTGATGGCCATTGGTAGTTATCTTTTAATCGTCACATTTCGTAAATCAGACCCAATTTATAAAAGTCAAAACTATAGTATAATCATAGCTGCATTTATACCATGGATAACAAACATATCCTATTTTTTAGGCTTCAGACCTTTTGGCCAGCTTGATGTTACTCCCTTTGCTTTTATACTTACTATAGTACTAATTGCTATTGCAATCTATCGGTTTAAGCTGTTCGATATTTTGCCTGTAGCAAGAGAAAAGGTATTGGAACTAATGCAAGACGGTTTCGTTATTCTGGATAGCAAAAACAGGGTAATTGATTATAACCCTTCCTTCAGAAAATACATAACCAATATAAAGAAAAATAAAATTATAGGAAGCCAGATTGAGACACTGTTCCCCGATCATGATGGACTTACAGCATTGATAAAAGACCGACAGTCGGGAAAAATTGAACTAAAGGTTGAAAACGAAAATGGTTCATTTGAATTGGAAGCTAAGATTAAGACTTTAAATGAAAATCAATTTAAATTAAATAGCGAAGCGGTAATTATAAAAGTACAGGATCTTACTACGCTGAGAAAAGAAGCTTTGTTGTTTAAATCGCAAACTATAGAACTTCAGCAGCTCAATCAATTAAAGGATAGAATATTCTCAATAATAGCTCACGATTTAAGAGGTCCATTGGTTAACCTTGCTCAAATATTAAAAATGACTACAGATGATATCATTACAATTGACGAGTTTAAAGTTCTGGCCCCCAATTTAAATAAAGATATTTCGTACACTACAGAGCTTTTAGAAAATATCTTGCATTGGTCAAGAAGCCAATTAAAAGGATACGGGATTGATAAAGATTTATTTGATTTAAAAAACATGCTTGTCAACGAAATCGATTATCATTTACCGGCTGCTGAAGCGAAAAATATTCAAATAATACAAGATGTTTTTCCTGGTGAAATGGTCTATGCTGACAGACTCATGATACAAATTGTAATTAGAAATATCTTAAGCAACGCAATAAAATTTTGTAATGAAAATTGCGAGATAAACATTACTGCCGTGTATAAAAAAGAAGGCTTTATTGAGCTATGTATAAAAGATAACGGTGTCGGGATGTCCGACACCGCCCTCAAAAAAATATTTAATGGAGAAAACCTGTCTACGCGGGGCACCATGAATGAAAAAGGCACCGGGTTGGGCTTGGTTATATGCAAAGAATTTATGGAAAAAAATGACGGTAAACTTTTAGTCAAAAGTGAACCAGGTAAAGGGTCATCCTTTTGCATATATCTGCCCGTAGATGCAAAATAG
- a CDS encoding YihY/virulence factor BrkB family protein encodes MEINIVNRVVLFFTHFKAAFKLFQKNDPLRLAGATAFFANFALPPILIILIRLFGYFIDRKILASRMFERLASILDDTSTGQIRQTLRNIRGIEHQWYATLLSFVFFLFVATTLFTVIKNSMDQIWSIANKEHAGFMFKMKLRIRSMVIILLAGLLFTTGFITDGIQAFVGTYINTAAPTFGKIFLSILNQLLFIAIVMIWFTVLFKFLTNGRPTWKAALKGGLLTAVLFTIGKYILRIMLPLSGIGNIYGTSGSIVLIMLFVFYSSFIFYFGACYIKVLSDSKETPIRPIKGAFEYEIKEVLKNT; translated from the coding sequence ATGGAAATTAATATAGTAAATAGAGTTGTGCTGTTTTTTACACATTTTAAGGCTGCATTTAAGTTATTTCAAAAAAACGATCCATTACGTTTAGCCGGAGCCACAGCATTTTTTGCAAATTTTGCATTACCACCTATTCTTATCATACTAATCAGGCTTTTTGGTTATTTTATCGATAGAAAAATACTTGCTTCAAGAATGTTTGAACGTTTAGCCAGTATTTTAGATGATACAAGTACCGGTCAAATAAGGCAGACCTTAAGGAACATAAGAGGAATTGAGCATCAATGGTATGCTACTTTACTAAGCTTTGTTTTTTTTCTATTTGTTGCCACCACTCTTTTCACTGTAATTAAAAATTCAATGGATCAGATCTGGTCTATCGCAAATAAAGAACATGCAGGTTTTATGTTTAAAATGAAGCTAAGGATTCGATCAATGGTAATCATTTTATTAGCAGGGCTTTTATTTACTACAGGATTTATTACCGACGGTATACAGGCATTTGTAGGCACCTACATTAACACAGCTGCCCCCACTTTCGGAAAAATATTCCTATCCATATTAAATCAGCTATTGTTTATAGCTATTGTTATGATTTGGTTTACTGTACTATTTAAATTTTTAACCAATGGCCGGCCTACATGGAAAGCAGCATTAAAAGGAGGCCTTTTAACAGCAGTACTATTTACAATTGGTAAATATATATTAAGGATAATGCTTCCCCTAAGTGGAATTGGGAATATTTATGGCACTTCGGGGTCTATTGTTTTAATTATGCTATTTGTATTCTACTCTTCTTTTATATTCTATTTTGGCGCGTGCTATATTAAAGTATTAAGTGACTCCAAAGAAACTCCTATACGCCCAATAAAAGGGGCGTTTGAATATGAAATCAAAGAGGTCTTAAAAAACACTTAG
- a CDS encoding porin family protein — MKKIVLSALFICFSVTAFSQVLPSFQFGLKAGTNLSKLSKENTLSSDNRAGYYAGLWARIGAAGIHLQPELYLSGKNTTLKDGNGAENKVNFTSLDVPVLVGTKFGAAGIGLRLNTGPVVSFILDDEQSFGDAAGSAFKGNFKGQNIAWQFGAGLDISKLGIDLRYEQGLSKIGKDGYDGQKLSLFTLGLAYRLF, encoded by the coding sequence ATGAAAAAAATCGTTTTATCGGCATTATTCATTTGCTTTAGCGTTACTGCTTTCAGTCAGGTATTACCAAGTTTTCAATTCGGTTTGAAAGCAGGAACTAACTTGTCGAAATTGAGCAAGGAAAACACATTAAGCAGTGACAACCGAGCTGGTTATTATGCTGGTCTTTGGGCGCGTATTGGTGCCGCAGGCATTCACCTACAACCCGAACTTTATTTAAGCGGTAAAAATACTACACTTAAAGATGGTAACGGAGCAGAAAATAAAGTGAATTTTACTAGTCTTGACGTTCCTGTATTGGTAGGAACAAAATTTGGTGCCGCAGGAATCGGACTTCGTTTAAATACCGGACCAGTAGTGTCTTTTATTTTGGATGATGAGCAGTCATTTGGAGATGCTGCAGGCAGTGCTTTCAAAGGAAATTTCAAAGGACAAAATATCGCATGGCAGTTTGGTGCAGGATTGGACATCTCTAAGCTTGGAATTGACCTGAGATATGAACAAGGATTGTCAAAAATTGGAAAAGATGGTTACGATGGACAAAAATTAAGTCTCTTTACTTTGGGCTTAGCTTACAGACTGTTCTAG
- a CDS encoding riboflavin synthase: MFTGIIETLGEVTDIISEGTNRHYIVKSNLSNELKIDQSVSHNGVCLTVVALSEDTHTVTAIEETLQKSNLDKLKVGNKVNLERCMLMNGRLDGHIVQGHVDQTAVCIKRTELDGSWEYRFKYDANRGNVTVEKGSVSVNGISLTVVNSEIDEFSVFIIPYTHEHTNLHEVNVDDTVNLEFDIIGKYVARLVNR, from the coding sequence ATGTTTACGGGAATAATAGAAACACTTGGTGAGGTTACAGATATAATATCAGAAGGAACAAACAGGCATTATATTGTAAAATCAAATTTAAGCAATGAGTTAAAGATAGATCAAAGTGTTTCGCATAATGGAGTATGTTTAACAGTAGTTGCCTTATCAGAAGATACACATACAGTTACTGCAATAGAAGAGACATTGCAAAAAAGCAATCTTGATAAACTAAAAGTTGGGAATAAAGTAAATCTGGAACGCTGTATGCTAATGAATGGTAGATTGGATGGACATATAGTTCAAGGCCATGTAGACCAAACAGCAGTATGTATTAAGAGAACAGAGCTGGACGGAAGTTGGGAGTATAGGTTTAAGTATGATGCTAACAGGGGGAACGTTACTGTAGAGAAAGGTTCTGTATCTGTTAATGGTATTAGCTTAACCGTAGTGAACTCAGAAATTGATGAATTCTCTGTATTTATAATCCCCTATACGCATGAGCATACCAATTTACATGAGGTTAATGTAGATGATACTGTTAATCTGGAGTTCGATATTATTGGTAAATACGTTGCAAGGTTGGTAAACAGGTAA
- a CDS encoding tetratricopeptide repeat protein has protein sequence MKRALLIFFAVIFFQITYGQTKAVLDNEKLLEYYQTQKYIEAAQYLQSIYAEDTQDEKEISQLAYANMMAGKLPEAEKNYLKLYEKQPQNLPTLFSLARINIRRGNDEKAKAYYLDILKIDSTNFTVYKQLASLDKGEMSKAKIDYLQKANAINPIDPDVVFDLCELYFKLNLFDKASNILQPALTADSTNLQLLKMKMPISMASKKYDEAIQTGEKLLSYGDSSTFVLNNLGKSYFFILDYKNALKNFLTIESKSMDSETLFYSIALSYRGLKDYKNAIPYLEKAIQEGISTKIASYYGLLGDSFEGVSKNTEANVAYKKGLQFENNGSLLYNIALVYETKLSDKKSAIDYYEQYLKTIDPKEQPKLIGFIKNKITELKR, from the coding sequence ATGAAAAGAGCACTACTTATATTTTTTGCAGTTATTTTTTTTCAGATCACTTATGGACAGACTAAAGCTGTTCTGGATAATGAAAAGTTACTTGAGTATTACCAAACTCAAAAATATATTGAAGCGGCACAATATTTACAAAGCATTTATGCTGAAGATACTCAGGATGAAAAAGAGATATCGCAGCTTGCCTATGCCAATATGATGGCCGGTAAACTCCCCGAAGCAGAAAAGAATTATTTAAAGCTATACGAAAAACAACCTCAGAATTTACCTACATTATTTAGTTTGGCAAGGATAAATATTAGAAGGGGCAATGATGAAAAAGCTAAAGCGTATTACCTGGATATCCTTAAAATTGATAGTACAAACTTTACTGTATACAAGCAATTAGCGAGCTTGGATAAAGGAGAAATGAGCAAGGCAAAAATCGACTACCTTCAGAAAGCAAATGCAATAAATCCCATTGACCCTGATGTAGTATTTGATTTATGTGAGCTCTATTTTAAACTGAACCTTTTTGACAAGGCTAGCAATATTTTACAACCAGCTTTAACAGCTGACAGTACAAATCTGCAATTGTTAAAAATGAAAATGCCTATTAGCATGGCAAGTAAAAAGTATGATGAGGCTATCCAAACTGGCGAAAAATTATTAAGCTATGGTGACAGTTCCACTTTTGTACTTAATAACCTGGGGAAATCTTATTTTTTCATCCTCGATTATAAAAATGCGCTAAAGAACTTTTTAACTATAGAAAGTAAATCAATGGATAGCGAAACATTATTTTACAGTATTGCACTTAGTTATAGAGGATTAAAAGACTACAAAAATGCTATCCCTTATTTAGAAAAAGCGATACAAGAAGGCATATCAACCAAAATTGCCAGTTATTATGGCTTACTTGGCGATTCATTTGAGGGAGTAAGCAAAAATACAGAGGCAAATGTGGCTTACAAAAAAGGCCTCCAATTTGAAAATAATGGAAGCCTGCTGTATAATATTGCTTTGGTTTATGAAACAAAGCTTAGTGATAAGAAAAGTGCAATTGACTACTATGAGCAATACTTAAAAACAATTGACCCAAAAGAGCAGCCAAAGCTCATTGGTTTTATCAAAAACAAGATTACAGAGTTAAAAAGATAA